From one Paractinoplanes brasiliensis genomic stretch:
- a CDS encoding winged helix-turn-helix domain-containing protein: MPASALSPRLARHAGGPGRGSTAARRPPEPALTVTVAIPLTGDSISPQAHKLIEAVRELVEVSHGTVQLEPALEPAVEPEPETPVGPEVRLLTGTRQVFVDGEPLPLTRLEFDLLLFLAERPRRVFTRAQLLTGVWGYDHTGERTVDVHVRRLRLKLGGAVPLITTVYGVGYRLSDDAHVVIKPNE, translated from the coding sequence ATGCCGGCCAGTGCGCTTTCACCACGGCTCGCTCGACATGCCGGCGGACCGGGACGCGGCTCCACCGCCGCGCGCCGCCCGCCGGAACCCGCGCTGACCGTCACGGTCGCGATCCCGTTGACCGGCGACTCGATCTCCCCGCAGGCCCACAAGCTCATCGAAGCCGTCCGCGAGCTCGTCGAGGTCAGTCACGGCACCGTGCAGCTCGAGCCGGCCCTCGAGCCCGCCGTCGAGCCCGAGCCCGAGACGCCCGTGGGCCCCGAGGTGCGCCTGCTCACCGGCACCCGGCAGGTCTTCGTCGACGGCGAGCCGCTGCCGCTGACCCGCCTCGAGTTCGACCTGCTGCTGTTCCTGGCCGAGCGGCCCCGCCGGGTCTTCACCCGCGCCCAGCTGCTCACCGGCGTCTGGGGTTACGACCACACCGGCGAGCGCACTGTCGACGTGCACGTGCGCCGGCTGCGCCTGAAGCTGGGCGGGGCGGTCCCGTTGATCACCACCGTCTACGGCGTGGGCTACCGGCTGAGCGACGACGCCCACGTGGTGATCAAGCCGAACGAGTAG
- a CDS encoding uridine kinase, protein MRVRPISSEVLVQELADLLICREPDSFLRVALDGAPAARPEALADALVGPLRAGGRPTVRIDTADFLRPASLRLEFGRDNPDSYYLGWFDEAGLAREVLDPAGPAGSGRILTRLWDASADRAARAPYSHLKPGTILLVSGPLLLGGGLGFDVTVHLEMSAAALARRTLADSAWTLPAFERYASEVDPASFADVVVRVDDPRRPAMVVER, encoded by the coding sequence GTGCGCGTCCGTCCGATCTCGTCCGAGGTTCTGGTCCAAGAACTCGCCGATCTGTTGATATGTCGGGAACCCGACAGTTTCCTGCGGGTCGCACTCGACGGCGCCCCGGCTGCCCGCCCCGAGGCCCTGGCGGACGCCCTGGTGGGCCCGCTGCGGGCCGGCGGCCGTCCCACAGTGCGGATCGACACCGCCGACTTCCTGCGACCCGCGTCACTGCGCCTGGAGTTCGGTCGCGACAACCCCGACTCGTACTACCTGGGGTGGTTCGACGAGGCCGGTCTGGCCCGCGAGGTGCTCGACCCGGCCGGTCCCGCCGGCTCCGGGCGCATCCTCACCAGGCTCTGGGACGCCTCCGCCGACCGGGCCGCCCGCGCACCCTACAGCCACCTCAAGCCCGGCACGATTCTGCTGGTCAGCGGCCCTTTGCTGCTCGGCGGCGGGCTCGGGTTCGACGTCACCGTGCACCTCGAGATGTCGGCCGCCGCGCTGGCCCGCCGGACCCTCGCCGACAGCGCCTGGACCCTGCCCGCCTTCGAGCGGTACGCGAGCGAGGTGGACCCCGCGTCCTTCGCCGACGTGGTCGTACGCGTCGATGATCCACGGCGTCCGGCGATGGTCGTCGAACGTTGA
- a CDS encoding TraR/DksA family transcriptional regulator produces MLVNGAVITGKGAAKGRTAEEIEQIRSVLRGRFDDLSAEYEQALAENQKLRLAEMGDSAGDDQADSGSKTAERDAASSLLRTLSDRRTQAEHAMQRLDEGTYGNCEGCSNPIPWERLEIFPSATTCVNCKQNRERRAG; encoded by the coding sequence ATGCTCGTCAATGGAGCAGTCATCACGGGCAAGGGTGCCGCCAAGGGCCGTACGGCGGAGGAGATCGAGCAGATCCGTTCGGTCCTGCGGGGCCGGTTCGACGACCTGAGCGCCGAGTACGAGCAGGCTCTCGCCGAGAACCAGAAGCTCCGGCTGGCCGAGATGGGCGACTCCGCCGGGGACGACCAGGCCGACAGCGGGTCCAAGACGGCCGAGCGCGACGCGGCGTCGTCGCTGCTCCGCACCCTGAGCGACCGGCGTACGCAGGCCGAGCACGCGATGCAGCGGCTCGACGAGGGCACGTACGGCAACTGTGAGGGTTGCTCGAACCCGATCCCCTGGGAGCGGCTCGAGATCTTCCCGTCGGCCACCACGTGCGTCAACTGCAAGCAGAACCGCGAGCGCCGGGCCGGCTGA
- a CDS encoding DUF72 domain-containing protein, with the protein MGAIQIGTASWTDRTLLASGWYPASADTPEKRLAYYAKKFPVVEVDSTYYGPPAEQTSRLWAQRTPDGFTFNIKAFSLLTGHPTKVSAIYKDLRPDTDKKNVYPGDLPAQAYEEVWTRFLSALDPLGEAGKLGAVLFQFPPWFGIRKSNKDYLLEVAARCKPIRPVFEFRNATWFDGANQDETLDFLRAHKLAFVGVDMPQGHKSSVPPVLAATADLAVVRFHGHSDKWTSKDIHEKFGYEYTRQELAEWVPRLRELADEADTTQVFMNNCYSDYAQRNATELIELLEGVEGD; encoded by the coding sequence ATGGGCGCCATCCAGATCGGCACCGCGTCGTGGACCGACCGGACGCTGCTCGCCTCGGGGTGGTACCCGGCGAGCGCCGACACCCCCGAGAAACGATTGGCCTACTACGCCAAGAAGTTTCCCGTGGTCGAGGTCGACTCCACCTATTACGGGCCGCCGGCCGAGCAGACCAGCCGGCTCTGGGCCCAGCGCACACCGGACGGCTTCACCTTCAACATCAAGGCGTTCAGCCTGCTGACCGGCCACCCGACCAAGGTGTCGGCGATCTACAAGGACCTGCGGCCCGACACGGACAAAAAGAACGTCTACCCCGGCGACCTGCCCGCTCAGGCGTACGAGGAGGTCTGGACCAGGTTCCTGTCGGCCCTCGACCCGCTCGGCGAGGCGGGCAAGCTGGGCGCGGTGCTCTTCCAGTTCCCGCCGTGGTTCGGCATCCGCAAGTCCAACAAGGACTACCTGCTCGAGGTCGCCGCGCGCTGCAAACCGATCCGTCCGGTGTTCGAGTTCCGCAACGCCACCTGGTTCGACGGCGCCAACCAGGACGAGACGCTCGACTTCCTGCGCGCCCACAAGCTCGCCTTCGTCGGCGTCGACATGCCCCAGGGCCACAAGTCGTCGGTGCCGCCGGTGCTGGCCGCCACCGCCGACCTGGCCGTGGTGCGCTTCCACGGCCACAGCGACAAGTGGACCAGCAAGGACATTCACGAGAAGTTCGGCTACGAGTACACCCGCCAGGAACTCGCCGAATGGGTGCCGCGCCTGCGCGAACTCGCCGACGAGGCGGACACCACCCAGGTCTTCATGAACAACTGCTACAGCGACTACGCCCAGCGCAACGCTACCGAGCTGATCGAGCTGCTAGAGGGCGTCGAGGGGGACTGA
- a CDS encoding aminotransferase class IV — translation MRILELNGRTPDAAEIHRLVTINYGHFTSMQVRDSGVRGLALHFARLADGNEEFFGWRPGLDDEHRLRQLILHALGGETDASVRVSYLPGADPAGPPDVAVAVSDPASDDPLPPLRVRIDPKFRREWPEHKHSATMGLRRAQRLAEAAGFDDALSVGPDGLVREGTTWNVAFLKGDEVVWPQAPMLRGVTMVLLQIAMTMQGVPWTVRPVPASELPDFTGAVTVNSRTVRQEIGSIDDLKYPAGDKLAAIMAEAYASVPLDAL, via the coding sequence GTGCGCATCCTCGAACTGAACGGCCGGACGCCGGACGCCGCCGAGATCCACCGTCTGGTCACGATCAACTACGGCCACTTCACGTCGATGCAGGTGCGGGACTCCGGCGTACGCGGTCTGGCCCTGCACTTCGCCCGGCTGGCCGACGGCAACGAGGAGTTCTTCGGCTGGCGGCCCGGCCTCGACGACGAGCACAGGTTGCGCCAGCTCATCCTGCACGCGCTGGGCGGCGAGACGGACGCCTCGGTGCGCGTGTCCTACCTGCCCGGCGCCGACCCGGCCGGCCCGCCCGACGTGGCGGTGGCCGTGAGCGACCCGGCGAGCGACGATCCCCTGCCCCCGCTGAGGGTGCGGATCGACCCGAAGTTCCGGCGCGAGTGGCCCGAGCACAAGCACTCGGCGACGATGGGGCTGCGGCGGGCGCAGCGGCTCGCCGAGGCGGCCGGGTTCGACGACGCGCTCTCGGTGGGCCCGGACGGGCTGGTCCGCGAGGGCACGACGTGGAATGTGGCCTTCCTCAAGGGCGACGAGGTGGTGTGGCCGCAGGCGCCGATGCTCAGGGGCGTCACGATGGTGCTGCTGCAGATCGCGATGACCATGCAGGGCGTGCCGTGGACGGTCCGGCCGGTGCCCGCCTCGGAGCTGCCCGACTTCACCGGGGCGGTCACGGTCAACTCGCGGACCGTCCGGCAGGAGATCGGCTCGATCGACGACCTGAAGTACCCCGCCGGCGACAAGCTGGCCGCGATCATGGCCGAGGCGTACGCGTCAGTCCCCCTCGACGCCCTCTAG
- a CDS encoding DUF72 domain-containing protein — MLWIGTSGWQYRDWKGRLYPEKLPQRLWLEHFAAHFPTVEVNNAFYRLPERSTFQQWRERTPDGFCVAVKMSRYLTHVKRLREPAEPVSRFFERASALGDKLGPVLLQLPPTMRADLDALDETLTLIPAGTRVAVEPRHASWWTDDCRRLLERHNAALCWADRKSRPITPLWTTADFGYLRLHEGRARPWPRYGRAALASWLDRLPAVRENFVYFNNDPGGAAVTDADTMSAMAAGRGLKVMSCASSN, encoded by the coding sequence ATGCTGTGGATCGGAACGTCCGGCTGGCAGTACCGGGACTGGAAGGGCCGTCTGTATCCGGAGAAGCTGCCGCAGCGGCTCTGGCTGGAGCATTTCGCCGCGCACTTCCCCACCGTGGAGGTCAACAACGCGTTCTACCGGCTGCCCGAGCGCAGCACGTTCCAGCAGTGGCGCGAGCGCACCCCGGACGGGTTCTGCGTGGCGGTGAAGATGAGCCGTTACCTGACCCACGTCAAGCGGCTGCGGGAGCCCGCTGAACCGGTGTCGCGGTTCTTCGAGCGGGCGAGCGCGCTGGGTGACAAGCTCGGCCCGGTGCTGCTGCAGCTGCCGCCGACCATGAGGGCGGACCTGGACGCGCTGGACGAGACGCTGACGCTGATCCCGGCCGGCACGCGGGTCGCCGTCGAGCCCCGGCACGCCTCGTGGTGGACGGACGACTGCCGCAGGCTGCTCGAACGACACAACGCGGCGCTGTGCTGGGCCGACCGCAAGAGCCGCCCGATCACTCCGCTGTGGACGACGGCCGACTTCGGATACCTGCGCCTGCACGAGGGGCGAGCGCGGCCGTGGCCACGCTACGGACGGGCCGCGCTGGCGTCGTGGCTCGACCGGCTGCCCGCCGTACGGGAGAACTTCGTGTATTTCAACAACGACCCGGGCGGCGCGGCCGTGACCGATGCCGACACGATGTCCGCCATGGCCGCCGGGCGGGGACTTAAGGTGATGTCGTGCGCATCCTCGAACTGA
- a CDS encoding BatC protein — protein MALNDDDITSAAGAGAGEGPADGGANPGGHDGGADGSATGEGPADGGANPGGHDGGADGSAGEGPADGGANPDGHDGGADGSAS, from the coding sequence ATGGCACTGAACGACGACGACATCACCTCGGCCGCGGGTGCCGGCGCGGGCGAGGGCCCGGCCGACGGCGGCGCGAACCCGGGCGGCCACGACGGTGGGGCGGACGGCTCGGCGACGGGCGAGGGCCCCGCGGACGGTGGCGCGAACCCGGGCGGCCACGACGGTGGGGCGGACGGCTCGGCGGGCGAGGGCCCGGCCGACGGCGGCGCCAACCCGGACGGGCACGACGGCGGCGCCGACGGCTCCGCTTCCTGA
- a CDS encoding cupin domain-containing protein gives MTGTSFDAPGDSRPALSRAVAVEPGKFAAAYWGKAPLLSRAGELAGPDGFADLLSPDAVDELLSRRGLRTPFLRVAQQGKVLPAARFTGGGGAGAEIGDQVVDDQVMRLYAEGATLVLQGLHRLWPPLIDYSRRLGAELRRPLQVNAYLTPPGSQGFSTHYDTHDVFVLQVDGTKRWRLHEPVLADPLEKQAWGGHADEVAATAQGEPAMDIVLSPGDALYLPRGWLHSAEALGHRSLHLTIGVRALTRYAVVEELLALAAGDARLRATLPYGVDVSDPDAVEPELTETVEALRDWLTGVEPAEVAARLRARDWPSARPEPVSPLAQLDFAAGLGVDDHVRVREGLRWQLADDGPEHVVLRLVGRTMRFPASCAAPLRVVLAGEPVRVGDLPLDDDADRLVLARRLLNEALVVPAPK, from the coding sequence ATGACCGGGACCTCGTTCGACGCGCCGGGCGACTCCCGCCCGGCGCTGTCCCGGGCCGTGGCCGTCGAGCCGGGCAAGTTCGCCGCCGCGTACTGGGGGAAGGCCCCGCTTCTCTCCCGCGCCGGTGAGCTGGCCGGGCCGGACGGCTTCGCCGACCTGCTCTCCCCGGACGCCGTCGACGAGCTGCTCAGCCGCCGCGGCCTGCGCACCCCCTTCCTGCGCGTGGCCCAGCAGGGCAAGGTGCTGCCCGCGGCCCGCTTCACCGGCGGCGGCGGGGCCGGGGCCGAGATCGGCGACCAGGTCGTCGACGACCAGGTGATGCGGCTCTACGCGGAGGGCGCCACCCTTGTCCTCCAGGGCCTGCACCGCCTGTGGCCGCCGCTGATCGACTACAGCCGCCGGCTCGGCGCCGAGCTGCGCCGCCCGCTGCAGGTCAACGCGTACCTGACACCACCCGGCAGTCAAGGCTTCAGCACCCACTACGACACCCACGACGTGTTCGTGCTGCAGGTCGACGGCACCAAACGCTGGCGGCTGCACGAGCCGGTGCTGGCCGATCCGCTCGAGAAGCAGGCCTGGGGCGGGCACGCCGACGAGGTGGCCGCGACGGCGCAGGGCGAGCCCGCGATGGACATCGTGCTGTCCCCGGGCGACGCGCTCTATCTGCCCCGCGGCTGGCTGCACTCGGCCGAGGCGCTCGGCCACCGCTCGCTGCACCTGACCATCGGCGTACGGGCCCTCACCCGCTACGCCGTCGTCGAGGAGCTGCTGGCCCTGGCGGCCGGGGACGCGCGCCTGCGGGCCACCCTGCCGTACGGGGTGGACGTCTCCGACCCCGACGCGGTCGAGCCCGAACTGACCGAGACCGTCGAGGCGTTGCGCGACTGGCTCACCGGCGTCGAGCCGGCCGAGGTCGCCGCCCGGCTGCGCGCCCGCGACTGGCCGTCCGCCCGTCCCGAGCCGGTCAGCCCGCTCGCCCAGCTCGACTTCGCCGCCGGGCTCGGCGTGGACGACCATGTCCGCGTGCGCGAGGGGTTGCGCTGGCAGCTCGCCGACGACGGGCCCGAGCACGTGGTGCTGCGGCTGGTCGGGCGCACGATGCGTTTCCCCGCCTCCTGCGCCGCGCCGCTGCGGGTCGTGCTGGCCGGGGAGCCCGTACGGGTGGGTGATCTGCCCCTCGACGACGACGCCGACCGGCTGGTGCTGGCCCGGCGCCTGCTCAACGAGGCCCTGGTCGTACCCGCGCCTAAGTAG